The Erinaceus europaeus chromosome 17, mEriEur2.1, whole genome shotgun sequence nucleotide sequence TTTGGAGATTGATTCATCAcaagactagaaatagacctgtCCCATAAttcagcaattcctttcctagggatcaGTTCAAATAGCAAAGAATCACATATCAAAAGGAAGCTATACACTCCTTTGTTCACAGCAGCCTATTTGAAGTAGTCCAAATTGGAAACCCAGATATCCAGTGACATATGAGTGGTTAGAAAGTTGTGGTAGGCggggtcaggcaatggcacaACCAGTAAAGTACATAAGTTACCATGCACCACAAGCTTCCTGGTTTaaatcccccaccccatctctgcaGGGGAaaattcacaagagatgaagtagTGCTTTTgtgctactggaacaaaaatggacatatggaccaatggaacagtATAGAAAGTCCCTAACTAAGCTCACACATATATAGGCACATAATATATGACAAAAGGTGCCAAAATTGTTGAACAGGGAAAAATAAGGgaaattctactttgttttatttccttatgAATCATCAAAGTATCACCTGTATCATGAAGCATAATGTTCCCTATGAAGAGTTTCTATGGAAGCTCTGCCAACTGCTAGAGGTATAATATAGGCAGCTGATTTTCTCCATGCTAAGGTAGTTTTTTCAAACAtgcaaaataaaatcataaactaATAGcaattaaatatttcatttcactAATTTCATTGAATCAGATAAATAATGCAACCAGTTAAAAAAACTATTAACACATTTACAGAAGGAAatgttaagtgtgtgtgtgtgtgtgtgtgtgtgttatacacatagccagggtctcacacatgagcaATTTCACTGCATCCAGCTGCTTTATCATTcagatggaaacagagaggggccgggtggtaatgcacccagttaagcacatatagtactaagtgcaaggaggcATGAACATCcatgttggagcccctggattcccacctgcagagaagcaggtctgcaggtatctgtctttctctccctctctgtcttcccctactctctcattttctctctgttttatcaaataatgtggaaaaaatggccacccaaaagcagtggattcgtagtgctggtactgagccccagaggtaaccctacaaacaaagagagacagagagagagagagagagagagagaaagagagagagagctgatagTATCTATTTATATACCAATAAACATAAATCACTTTATTTGTAGTAtctaaaaaatcataaaatagatTAAAGGCATTGAAAAAAATAAGTttcctatataaaaaaaatcaatgagccATATAGCATATTGTAAACAAGTGACTGTGATGTACTAATTCTTGATTAGGTCTAGAAATCtagatatttttataatataacattttttttaatttcacatcaTACCCACCAATAATGTAGAAGTctatattttaataaaactttGTACTTAATAATAGGTATGCATCTTCAGAGATGAAACttgaaaattaaaatttcaaCCTCTTCTCAACTTCTAGAAGGAATTAcctagaaattaaaaggaataaaatcGAGGGTGTGGCCAACACATACAAGCAGAGTTATCATATGCTGTGAAACTGTTCTaagaatatctttttattttttcttattattatctatttattggatagagacagtcagaaattgagaggctagggaggtagagagggagagagaaagagatacctgtagccctacttcaccacttgtaaagtacaaggggcttgaacttgagtccttgcacattgtaacatgtgtgctcaaccaggtgggccaccacctggaccctgaatATCTCCATGTGTGAAGGAAGCATGATTTCAGCAGAAGGAAAAGTGAAGACTTAAGGAAGGAGTGTTTTCTTCAAAGATTAATTCTCCTATTTACAGGGGATGGTTACTCTCTTTGCTCTAGTCTCCTTTGAGAATTCACCTACAGGGAGCGCTCTTGCCCTCTGTGGATACCCTGCTGAGTAGAATCCCCATAGTTTTTTTGAAGACATCAGGGACACAGAACTAAATGGTGAAGCTCCGATAAATTCTGCCTTCACATCAGTGAAATTCTGATGACTATATGCTTCTTCCATTTCCTTGCATGTAGGTAGGTCTATTGACTTACCAACTTTACTGGTAAGTTTTCTAATATTCATCACTACAAATTGCCTTTCACCAACTTCAGGCATTAAACTGTTACCTCCAAGTGATTCGGAGGCACACAATTACTCAGACTTAAAAAGTCTAACAATTCTATAGATGCACAGTAGAGTCCAAGATGATGACAATCAAACCAGAAACACTGGTACAAAAGAATTCAGAAACTACTACCTAACAATGGTTATGGTGGGTCAGGTCTTCAGAGTGCAAAATTAACATTAACTTTACGTCAGGACAAACTGTTTCTCATCTATGAGATCATGGCAGATGTAATGAGCATCAATGAAGAGGCGGCAATAGTAACCAGTAGATGTGGCTATCTAATTAGTCTTGGCTAATTCATCATGATTCTTGGAGCTAaaactttgttttcattttttcttctttcccaatTAATAAGCAAGTAACTTTGTGATCCTAACTAAAAGGTATAGAATTTCATGGATCTTAAGTAAAGGTATGTTCAGTATAAATTCCATTTAATTTAAATACAGAAGCTCTAAGATAGGGGCATATTTTTTCATGAAGTTATGGCTCTATGATTTCAGTTCCCCTGGGTTACAACATCGTCAATCCTGCATAACATGAATCTTGCATAAGGACAGATAGTGAGAGATTGGATAGATGGATGGCTCTTTCCATCATGTTGCATCCAAAATCCCTGAGACTTTGAGTTCTACATGTTCACTGCTGAGTTCTATACACATTTGAATCCCAGCTTTTGGGAAGAGGAGAGACCATGACAGAGGAAGCAGAAACAAAGTTTCAAGGCCCAGATTTGGAAAGCCCCAACCATCACTTCCTTTAACATGCTTGCCAATATTGCCACAAGGAAGTCTGGGTAATGTAGTTTCTAGCTGGATAACTGTGTGAGTGAGTAGCTGTTATCCACTTACATTGGATGAGTGGCAGAATGACTTTTGGTAAGTAAATGGCAGTCTCCTTGAAAAGAGTAAGTTGATAAGTCTGTGTTTTCCTGGAAGGGTGGGGAAGGAGTGTACATCAGTGATGTGATTTGAGACTGTGACTGACTATGAAAGAGGGAATagacagaggggaagggaaggaggaggagagagtggagagaaagaatagTGGGAGAGAgatgtagggagagagagggagataaagggagagacagagagaagaaaaaggaaggggaagagagatgaAAGGAGATGAGGATTATCGTTGGAGATTATCTACAATGTTAATATTCATAGTGTCTAAACTGCAGTATAACAATTCAGTACATCTCTTTGTGCTATTGCAGGAAGATTCTTTCAACACCCACACCCAGATTCCCTCACGCTAGGCAATGGCATTCTTCAATACCTCTGATTTAGAAATCTCCACCTTCTTCCTCACTGGAATCCCAGGGTTGGAATATGTCCATATTTGGGTCTCTATTCCAGTTTGCCTCATTTATATTACTTCTATCCTGGGGAACTGCACCATCATCTATTTCATAAAGACAGAGACCTCTCTGCATGAGCCAATGTATTATTTCCTCTCCATACTGGCCTTTTCTGACCTGGGACTGtccatttcttcccttccaaccaTGTTGAGAATTTTCTTGTTCAATGCCAATGGAATTTCCAGTGATGCCTGCTTTGCCCAAGAGTTTTTCATTCACGGATTCTCAGCAATGGAGTCATCTGTTCTTCTTATGATGTCCATTGATCGCTTTATAGCCATCTATAATCCTCTGAGATATACCTCCATCCTGACTGGTGCTAGAATCATTAAAATGGGACTCGCTCTTGCTTCATTTTGTATGCTTCttatccttcctttcccctttattCTAAAAAGACTGAAATACTGTAAGAAGAGTCTTCTATCCCATTCCTACTGCCTCCATCAGGATGTCATGAAGCTAGCCTGCTCTGACAACAGAGTCAATGTCATCTATGGGATGGTTGTGGCTCTAGCTGCTATGTTTGTCTTGCTATGCATATCTGTGTCTTATATAATGATCCTGAGAACAGTTCTTGGCATTGCCTCACACCAGAGTCGTCTCAAGGTCCTTAATACTTGTATCTCTCACATTTGTGCTGTGCTCATCTTCTACGTGCCTATAGTCACCTTAGCTATTATTCACCGTTTTGCCAAAAATGTTACACCAGTTGTTAGAGTCATAACAGCGGATGTCTTCATCTTGATTCCTCCTCTAATGAACCCCATTGTGTACTCTGTGAAGAGTCAGCAGATTAGAAATCTGATCCATTCAAAATTATGTGACAGACAGGGCTGCTCTATGAAAGCCCAGTTGACCTGACACTTTCCACTTAGGATTTGGAATTAGTCGTGTAAGAATAGAAATTGTAGTTAGAAAAACTGCATGTATTAAGCAGgttcataaatattgttgatgatTTAATTATACTCCAGATGAGAAGTTATAGTTGTAACTATAATCTCATCACTATGTCTCCTCTCTTTTCTACGATTTTTACCTCTGGATGCAGCTGGTTATAATCAACTTCAGCCATCACAGTACAGACATATTAGGGTAAAATTACTTTCCAAAGTATTATTCTATATTGAAATAGAATACAATTATATAACATGttcacttagagaaaaaaaactatGAGTTAAATAACTCAGGCATGACCAGCAGTAACTAAAGTATGCTGAAAAACTAAGCACATAATTTCATTTCATACATAAAcagtgtctcctagacaccaatagTGTGTATGTGCATTCATGTCCATagcaagtaatatatatataaactattatAAATCCCTCGGTCCTACAATGCTGTGAAATATGTTTGGAGATTGGTGGTAGTTCATATACCAAGAGAATTATCTATGCCAGTCACAATGATAGGCAAGCATCATAGGTACTCAAATAATAACTTATTAATTTGTTTTATCAACTGTTTGCAACAGATTTCATGTTATATAGCTCCTTTTGATATCATTACATTCTcaatcatttgtttgtttataataaAGTGCTGCTGActtatggcttatggtagtggggaTGATTGAGCCTGTGTCTTTGAAATCTcagacataaaaatctttttttcacaCACTTCATACTTCATGATTTTGTGACACTCACTTTTCTATTGAAAAAATATTAGACAACAATATTATTTGTACTATGTATGACATAAATTAATTTGCATCtgattcaacacacacacacacacacacacacacacacacatttgttatTTGTCAGAAAGCTATAACCAGTGAAAcacaatgatatatatattgccaagtactgaactcagaaccttttgCATTGTGATCTGGCTCTACctctgaaccacctccctggctgcaacactttcctctctgtcttttcctataCCTAGAAAAGTACCTAAGATACACTAGTTGTTTAATGCATGTTCATTAAAGCTTTATGATTTTAGTCTACTCTGAAAATATGAATAAGAAATAAGGCAGTAAAGCTAGAGAATCACTTAAACTAGGCCTAGAATGCCCTGTCCATGTAGAGATCAGTTCTACTACTAATTGATTACTTGAGACAGAAAAGCAGAACGAATGGAAATAACTATTACTAATAAGAACTAGATGCAATAGTCAATGTCTAACTTAAAATCACAAAACCTACTTTACTAAAATTGACAAATTATTGAAAATGACATCAAGCCAAATGACAGTATCTTAGAAACCAAAGCATTCAACGGTaagaaaaaagacacacacactgaAATAGACTTCATAGGAAACTGGGAGGCTATAGCTCACAGATTACTTCCCAATTCTCTCAGTATTCTGGATGAATTTAATGGACTTGATGTCACATGTGATCCCAAATTGAATGAAAAGCCACTTTATCTTCTAGCAAAATGTATGACCTTGCTAGTTTTTCcctggtagtttttttttctcttttacttataAAGAGAAATTCTTTCATTCAGCAACATGAAAGCTTAGAGTTCTTATTTTCCAGGTGATTTTCCCCTATTATTACTCTACTAAGTACCTTCCTCAGAGGGTTGACTGCTAACAATTTATCCCTATGTGTTGAGCAGCTCAAGAAAAGATGGACAATCAGTGTGTAACCGTTCTGTGACAATTACATTTAGACAATACCTTTTAATTCTTGGTACCACTGATCATTAGAGTTGGAGGTACTTTCTcaccatttatttttttgctatttcAAGCTGTTTGATATAATGATGATGCAGAAACTCTGCCGAGATACTCATTACAGATGTGTGTTAGACTGCCCATTGAAgacatacatatttaaatatgTGACATTGATTTATTCAAAAGCCTTGTGCTAAATACCTATTTCACTCTAGTCACACTACATGCTTATGAAGAAAATGACTCACGCCATGAGAAAATGTTCTCTGAAACATTTTCATTTAGTATGTATAATAAATTAGTTTAGTTAGATTGCTATTTCTTAGAAAATTTCATCATAATTAAATCAGTCAAAAAGGCATTTGCAATCTCATACATATCACATATTTAAAATCCTTAATTCCTGAGTGCATGTTCATGTgtatatatgttaccatgtatgTGTCTTTCTCATATATGAATATTCTGGAAGTATAGGAtcctggaagcatcacactcagGTTTTTGTGAGATTACTGCCATCACTAAAGTAtcaggattaaaaaaaacatttaaatctaAGAATAAACTAGAATATGATTGTAACAAAtgtaataaagataattcaatAAATGTAAGTCCTTGATGGTTTCAAAATATCATCAGACGtcaaggaataaaaaaaatcataatttctTTAATGATGCGTTATGAACATTCAACTTAGAACCAGGTCACGGTGCACCTgacagaacaataacaacaataacctgAGTTCAGGTGCCAAGCCCCCAGCTGAAGAGGAAAAGAATttagtgagcagtgaagcaaagctgtTAGTGTCTCCCCTCCCCAACTCACTCATCCCTGTCTCACCCtctatacagaaaaaaataaataaatacaagagcaaACAAACTCTCCCAAGACTTTGTAagcactattgttgttattgttaggagAATGGAGACACAAAAGTTTGGTGGTGCGTGCAGTGTGTAATCTTCtaatcttttcaacaaatattaatcacaagtaaatattttgtaagtcaatgacaaatatttttttttttaattttttatttaagaaaggattagtgaacaaaagcataaggtaggaggggtacaactccacacaattcccaccacccaatccccataacccaccctctcccaagatagccttcccattctctagccctctgggagcatggacccagggtcattgagggttgcagaaggtagagggtctggcttctgtaattgcttccccgctgaacatgggcgttgactggtcggtccatactcccagtctgcctctctctttccctagtaaggtgtgtctctggggaagctgagctccaggacacattggtggggtcttcaatccagggaagcctagccagcatcctggtggcatctggaacctggtgattgaaaagagagttaacatacaaagccaaacaatttgttgagcaatcatggatcccaagtttggaatagtggagaggaagtgttagggaggtactcactgcaaactctagtgtaatcctgctttcaggtatatattttgcagtagtttatggatacgtgtgcacatacgctctgtctcacagaaactggtgtatgtctaggttatgggactttgttataaagtgaactacctgagatgaaattagagtgtactataaaaggaaaggtctcacccgagtaatgaagctgaagggttgtcattccacacgtgaagtctctggatacactctgaggtgaagcatgttgagatggcaatcgttgctttggttaggttgtgatcgacggatgcaatattatttggtatggattgggagatgcatacgggaaagtgggccctatccaagggtgccaggactgggggaagtaggggctctatagtggagacgtgaggttcctgctgtcttagggttcaaaaagacaatcaatagttaatattatcatcacattatttgttaattgggttaactttgaaaagtccctttgttatggtttgctgtacagtacccagtatcttgtatatagctgtgctgttggaagcttctaatctacttggtctaggcttttgagagagtccgcatatcaaatacgtagcctatctattaaaaagattcagtttgtcttttgagaacctttgagacatacaattgatttccccctttcatattaattaactactgatttatatgtctacattttg carries:
- the LOC103122841 gene encoding olfactory receptor 51A4-like, with protein sequence MAFFNTSDLEISTFFLTGIPGLEYVHIWVSIPVCLIYITSILGNCTIIYFIKTETSLHEPMYYFLSILAFSDLGLSISSLPTMLRIFLFNANGISSDACFAQEFFIHGFSAMESSVLLMMSIDRFIAIYNPLRYTSILTGARIIKMGLALASFCMLLILPFPFILKRLKYCKKSLLSHSYCLHQDVMKLACSDNRVNVIYGMVVALAAMFVLLCISVSYIMILRTVLGIASHQSRLKVLNTCISHICAVLIFYVPIVTLAIIHRFAKNVTPVVRVITADVFILIPPLMNPIVYSVKSQQIRNLIHSKLCDRQGCSMKAQLT